One segment of Paraburkholderia sp. PREW-6R DNA contains the following:
- a CDS encoding purine nucleoside permease: MLTRSLGALCTIALTACAAFSSAPASADDNDGFSHDDGGSHGRPVKVMIISMFGPEGQVWLDNLGPWRDIPVDGLSPDYPTVHCNKQDVCVMTTGMGHANAAASIMALTFSPRFDLRHTYFMVAGIAGIDPQQGTVGSAAWAKYLVDFGIQWEIDGREIPPNWNTGYLGINTTSPADKPPLDYRTEVFKLNTRLADTAYALSRNVALTDNAQAQAARAKYSYAPANRPPTVIQCDTLAGDTWWSGTLLGQRARDWTKILTDGKGVYCTTQQEDNATYEALTRAALVNKVDLKRVAVLRAGSDFDRPYDGQTSADNLLNYAAQGGFAIAIANLFLSGNPLVQDISTHWNEWRDGVPRR, encoded by the coding sequence ATGCTGACTCGCTCACTCGGCGCCCTCTGCACTATCGCACTCACAGCCTGCGCGGCGTTTTCGTCCGCACCGGCCAGTGCGGATGACAACGACGGTTTCTCTCATGACGACGGCGGATCCCACGGGCGTCCGGTCAAGGTCATGATCATTTCCATGTTCGGACCGGAAGGGCAGGTGTGGCTGGATAATCTTGGCCCGTGGCGCGACATCCCGGTTGATGGTTTGTCGCCGGACTATCCAACCGTCCACTGCAACAAGCAGGACGTTTGCGTGATGACGACCGGCATGGGGCACGCGAACGCCGCTGCGTCGATCATGGCGTTGACGTTCTCGCCGCGTTTCGATTTGCGGCATACGTACTTCATGGTGGCGGGTATTGCCGGGATCGACCCGCAGCAGGGCACGGTGGGATCGGCCGCATGGGCCAAATATCTGGTCGATTTCGGCATTCAGTGGGAAATCGACGGACGTGAGATTCCGCCGAACTGGAACACCGGCTATCTCGGCATCAACACCACGAGTCCCGCCGACAAACCGCCGCTCGATTACCGCACTGAAGTGTTCAAGCTGAATACGCGGCTTGCCGACACGGCGTATGCGCTGTCGCGTAACGTTGCTTTGACCGATAACGCGCAGGCGCAGGCCGCGCGCGCCAAATACTCGTATGCGCCCGCGAACCGGCCGCCTACCGTCATTCAGTGCGATACGCTGGCGGGCGATACGTGGTGGTCAGGAACCTTGCTCGGGCAACGCGCACGCGACTGGACCAAAATTCTGACCGACGGCAAAGGCGTCTATTGCACCACGCAGCAGGAAGACAACGCCACGTACGAGGCGCTCACGCGCGCGGCGCTCGTGAATAAAGTCGATCTGAAGCGTGTGGCCGTCTTGCGCGCGGGTTCGGACTTCGACCGGCCCTATGACGGCCAGACGAGCGCCGACAATCTGCTCAATTACGCCGCGCAAGGCGGTTTCGCGATTGCCATTGCCAATCTGTTCCTGTCGGGAAATCCGCTGGTGCAGGACATCTCGACGCATTGGAACGAATGGCGTGACGGCGTGCCGAGGCGATAA